A genomic stretch from Desulfotignum balticum DSM 7044 includes:
- a CDS encoding aminotransferase class I/II-fold pyridoxal phosphate-dependent enzyme: protein MSTDKLDSSLELELAALKEEGRSKSSERIIQGYVPPEKDRGPRYRLVGSDQAYMRFNSNAYLSLSNHPELIEAADQATREFGVGPGAVRFIDGTFIHHVSLEERIAGFVDKPAAKIFNSAYTANCGLALAISGKNSHWIGDQLNHNSIIRAMRISNVPSENKGIYRHNDMADLKRCLDAVSPDMDRVVVIFDGIFSMRGDFAPINEIVEICREYEEKFRDGVITVVDDSHGIGAFGKTGRGTPEYAGAWPDVVVGTFGKAFGVNGGFIAGSRTLIEAVRQKADTYIYTNPLSVADCAAAVKALEICDSPEGQALLTHLAAQTKRFRKGLDRLGLESIDGPHPVVPLMVRDTAKTHELVSYLYDHGVLVVGLTFPVVPKGDETIRFQINACHTPKDIDQVLDLLGAFFSTP from the coding sequence ATGAGTACAGATAAACTGGACAGCAGCCTGGAACTGGAACTGGCGGCCCTGAAAGAAGAAGGCCGGTCCAAATCATCGGAACGGATCATTCAGGGATATGTGCCGCCGGAAAAAGACCGGGGTCCCCGGTACCGGCTGGTGGGCTCGGACCAGGCATACATGCGGTTCAATTCCAATGCCTACCTGTCGTTGTCCAACCATCCGGAACTGATTGAGGCGGCGGACCAGGCCACCCGGGAATTCGGGGTGGGGCCCGGGGCCGTGCGGTTCATTGACGGCACGTTTATCCATCATGTGAGCCTGGAGGAACGTATTGCCGGATTTGTGGACAAGCCGGCCGCCAAAATTTTCAACTCCGCCTACACGGCCAACTGCGGACTGGCGTTGGCCATTTCCGGTAAAAACAGCCACTGGATCGGGGATCAGCTCAACCACAACTCCATTATCCGGGCCATGCGTATCAGCAATGTGCCCAGTGAGAACAAAGGCATTTACCGGCACAATGACATGGCGGATTTGAAACGCTGCCTGGATGCCGTAAGCCCGGACATGGACCGCGTGGTGGTGATTTTTGACGGGATTTTCAGTATGCGGGGGGATTTTGCCCCCATCAATGAGATCGTGGAAATCTGCCGGGAGTATGAGGAAAAATTCCGGGACGGGGTGATCACGGTGGTGGATGATTCCCATGGTATCGGGGCCTTTGGAAAGACCGGCCGGGGAACCCCGGAATATGCCGGGGCCTGGCCGGATGTGGTGGTGGGCACTTTTGGCAAGGCTTTTGGTGTCAACGGCGGGTTCATTGCCGGCAGCCGGACCCTGATCGAGGCGGTGCGGCAGAAGGCGGATACCTACATCTACACCAATCCGTTGAGCGTGGCGGATTGTGCCGCAGCCGTCAAGGCCCTGGAAATCTGCGACAGCCCGGAAGGACAGGCCCTTCTTACGCATCTGGCCGCCCAGACAAAGCGGTTCCGCAAAGGCCTGGATCGCCTGGGCCTGGAATCCATTGACGGTCCCCACCCCGTGGTGCCGCTCATGGTCCGGGATACCGCGAAAACCCATGAACTGGTATCTTATCTGTATGACCACGGGGTCCTGGTGGTGGGACTGACCTTTCCCGTGGTGCCCAAAGGGGATGAGACCATCCGGTTTCAGATCAATGCCTGCCATACACCGAAGGATATTGATCAGGTTCTGGACCTGCTGGGGGCTTTTTTTTCAACTCCTTGA